The Euphorbia lathyris chromosome 8, ddEupLath1.1, whole genome shotgun sequence genome has a window encoding:
- the LOC136203124 gene encoding fatty acyl-CoA reductase 3-like isoform X3, producing MAAELGSITEFLENKTFLVTGATGFLAKIFVEKILRVQPNVKKLYLLLRASDAKSAMQRLQQDVVEKELFKVLREKYGENLNSFISEKVRAVAGDINCEDLGIKDSSLNGELLKEVDYVVNSAASTNFIERYDVALGINTFGALNVMNFAKKCHKVKMLVHVSTVYVCGEDRGLILEKPLSLGKSKNGSNKVDIEVEKKLVQEKLDQLLSEKASQKE from the exons ACTGGTGCTACTGGTTTTCTAGCTAAGA TTTTCGTGGAGAAAATATTAAGGGTTCAACCCAATGTGAAGAAATTGTACCTTCTTTTACGAGCTTCTGATGCTAAATCTGCTATGCAACGTTTACAACAAGAT GTGGTAGAGAAGGAATTGTTCAAAGTTCTCAGAGAGAAATATGGTGAAAATTTGAATTCATTCATATCAGAAAAAGTTAGAGCTGTTGCCGGAGATATTAATTGTGAAGATTTAGGAATCAAAGATTCATCTTTGAATGGTGAACTTTTGAAAGAAGTTGATTATGTAGTCAACTCTGCTGCCTCAACCAACTTCATTGAAAG ATATGATGTTGCATTAGGCATTAACACATTTGGAGCTTTGAATGTAATGAACTTTGCAAAGAAATGTCACAAAGTCAAGATGCTTGTTCATGTCTCTACTG TTTATGTATGTGGAGAAGATAGGGGATTAATACTAGAGAAGCCATTATCTTTAGGAAAATCAAAGAATGGAAGTAACAAAGTAGATATTGAAGTTGAAAAGAAATTGGTACAGGAAAAATTGGATCAACTCCTATCCGAAAAAGCTTCACAGAAAG aatga
- the LOC136203124 gene encoding fatty acyl-CoA reductase 3-like isoform X2 — translation MAAELGSITEFLENKTFLVTGATGFLAKIFVEKILRVQPNVKKLYLLLRASDAKSAMQRLQQDVVEKELFKVLREKYGENLNSFISEKVRAVAGDINCEDLGIKDSSLNGELLKEVDYVVNSAASTNFIERYDVALGINTFGALNVMNFAKKCHKVKMLVHVSTVYVCGEDRGLILEKPLSLGKSKNGSNKVDIEVEKKLVQEKLDQLLSEKASQKGTEIAMKKLGLESRCFLSLADDDAESTSQHCKTLLFSITRMMLGNQVSIIVSQPVSKSKIKKSEC, via the exons ACTGGTGCTACTGGTTTTCTAGCTAAGA TTTTCGTGGAGAAAATATTAAGGGTTCAACCCAATGTGAAGAAATTGTACCTTCTTTTACGAGCTTCTGATGCTAAATCTGCTATGCAACGTTTACAACAAGAT GTGGTAGAGAAGGAATTGTTCAAAGTTCTCAGAGAGAAATATGGTGAAAATTTGAATTCATTCATATCAGAAAAAGTTAGAGCTGTTGCCGGAGATATTAATTGTGAAGATTTAGGAATCAAAGATTCATCTTTGAATGGTGAACTTTTGAAAGAAGTTGATTATGTAGTCAACTCTGCTGCCTCAACCAACTTCATTGAAAG ATATGATGTTGCATTAGGCATTAACACATTTGGAGCTTTGAATGTAATGAACTTTGCAAAGAAATGTCACAAAGTCAAGATGCTTGTTCATGTCTCTACTG TTTATGTATGTGGAGAAGATAGGGGATTAATACTAGAGAAGCCATTATCTTTAGGAAAATCAAAGAATGGAAGTAACAAAGTAGATATTGAAGTTGAAAAGAAATTGGTACAGGAAAAATTGGATCAACTCCTATCCGAAAAAGCTTCACAGAAAGGTACTGAAATAGCTATGAAAAAATTGGGTCTCGAAAG tcgttgttttctatcacttgctgatgatgatgctgagtcaacaagtcagcattgtaagacgttgttgttttctattacaagaatgatgctgggtaatcaagtcagcataattgtaagtcaacccgtcagcaagagtaaaatcaagaagtcggaatgctga